TGGTTGATTGAGCCTGTGCCCTGATTTGGGCCGTTACTTCCTACTGAACCAACCCCTCCAAGGGGGATTCAAATTGAATTACCATATGCTTAACCTTTTTTAACTTAACGGAACTTAACACTTCTGAACTTTGTCTCTAAGATGATAGAaacagccaggctcagtggtgcaagcctgtaatcccagaacttcgggaggccgaggcaggcagatcacaaggtcaagagatcgagaccatccgggccaacatggtgaaaccccgtctctactaaaatacaaaaaatagctgggcatggtggtgtgtgcctgtagtcccagctacttgggaggctgaggctggagaattgcttgaacctgggaggtggaggttgcagtgagccgagattacgccactgcaggGATCTAGCCTGACCCCtagcaacagaacaaaactgtctcaaaaaaaaaaaaaaaaaaaaagatggaaataatgcTTGCCTCACAAAATTGCTctaataagttaaataaaatatagttttcagGATATATAAGATGCTTAGAGCATTTATTTGCACTTCCTACATACCTCAGAGgtatcattcttatttttctctcctagaGGAAGAGGTTTCCATTTTGAAAGTGATAACTCCAAAGACATGAATCTCTGATAGAATTCAGGTACTCAGTGAGAAGTGGCGACAAAAATAAAAACCCGTAGtggtgacaaaaataaaaaataaaaacctaaaataaaaatcagaaacctATGATGAAGtggtttattttgtaaaaaatgtgagaaaagtaAATCATTTACTtttgcctggcgaattttttgttttaaaaataattttaattattcctatcctttaataatatttggaaaatacagttaaagcaaaaggaaaataagaaatcacCCACAATCATGCTACCAAAAATAAGCTCTATTGAACTTTGATGCCTAACTTTTGAAATAGTATTATTCTTACTAGAATAGAAATTGGTgaaatctcttcatttattttatcttaaagtaACATAAGTATTTGTTCAAAATTGTGTCTTTCAGAGGAAATACAAGCAACTGTGGGTGAGTTGATCAAAAAACTTTTATTAgggtttcttttgaattttttgcaaTAAAATGTGAAACCACTGAATATTTCCTTTCCTAGTAAGAAGtcatatttttcattaaagaTTACTATTTTATGTACACATATAAAgtaaatttcatgtttaaaatgttaagaaaaagaagaatagatAAATCATAATTTTACTGTTAATTTTACTTTTGGGTGATTAAACATTTCATTACACATAACTtcataatgtgatttttttgcaaaaaaaatcaaatatgatgaaaataagaaatagaaaatgcctTTTGCCAACTAAAAATGAAGTAcaaatttttccatatttatatgttcatttttattaataccTACTTGATATTATAAAgccaatttcattttaaaattccctCAGggattaatatttttgaattaatttttattttttaaactaatactAATCATGCTGAAACAAACATTCTTAATCTAAGTGTCATTCTAATTAAAACTAGGAAAGCACAGGAGTGTTACATTAACACTATTTTAGGTTCTAATATAAGTGATATCGtaagaagaaaaatgcatataaaataacaggcaaacttattttatgattgtatactttaaatccctaagaacatgaataaaaattattagctttAATAAAGTAATATAGCAATGTGGCTGGATACAAGATAAACATATAACAGTcaataatttttctctatttctactgGTAAGAACCAACTGGACATTGATGGAAATGGAAAACATTCTGTTTAATatcaatgaccaaaaaaaaaaagcactttggaATTAAATCCATGAGAAATGTATATGACTTATataaaataagtgagaaaatcatattgaagagcaaaaaaatacattttgaaaaagagatAATGCCATGTTCTTGGATGGAAAACATGATGCCATGATAATATCACTTTTTCTcaactaacatttttatttaatttcattttaaagccTAAGAATAGTGAAATAAATGTCagctctaaattttatttttcagaaactaTAACTCATTATCCAGAGGTTAAAGGTAAGTTTATcagaaaacttttattattaatatatattctaattatgtaaaaatggggaatcagtaatttttttcagtaaaatatatatatatatatatataattttttctcctTGTATAAAATGTAACCTAAGTGCCTtgtaaacagataaagaaaaaggagatatAGAAGTCATCCTGAACTTtcatcagcactaaatgtgtccaCTCTTTAATTTCTGCCAATCTAATAggaaataatagattttaaaatgtatattaaaaacatCCAATAATAATTAGGAATATTATGAACAAAGTGCTGGAGTagagaaatattttgtttcatcaGATATTTAGATATACTAAAATACTGTAATATAAACAACATGGAATCAGCCTAtgaagacagaaggaagaggaggaggaagagggtaaaatgaagaaaaagaggaagacaaagaaagaggaggagaaggaggaggaggaggaggaggaggaggaggaggaggaggaggaggaggaggaggaggagaggagaataaagaaagaaatattttgtgatgcttgctggctccagagcctgctcATTTTACCACCATGCTTTCTTACATCTCTAATAATTTCAAGATACTTGATTGAAAATCTAGGATGGATCCCAGGATATATTAGAATAATCCATGGTTTTGAACATGACTGTTTAAATGGTACAGGTGGGTTATTTCATCATAGACCTGTCATtactatttgaaataaaattaagttgCATTTCCCTTTTGCATCATATATAAAACTAAATCCTTGCTTAATCGAATTTTAAATGTAAGAGGAACAAAATtgtttaagaagaaaatggaaaaatatatatattgcctAAGGACCAGCAGATCTTTTAAAGCAAGGCAGGAATCATCTATAATACatgtgaacatttttaaagtgtgtaaACACTTCGTGCTGATGAAAATTCAGGTAAAGGAGCACAATTGGTGGGAGAGACTAATTGCCATTGTCCTTTGAGAAAGCAATACTCatcaatgttaaaattttatgtacACTTTGTCCTTGTAACCTTGCTTTGGGGATTCTATAGAAACAAATACTTCAATACATAAGGATTTAAATACATGGAATGTTTACTACAGCTATATTTACAGTGGGAAAAATCTGAATGTGGGAAATATTGAATAAATTGTGGTGAATCCATATCACAGAACATGAATCGGCATTAGAAAGAAATTAaggctggactcagtggctcatgcctgtaatcccaacatttttggaagccaagggaggagaacagttgagctcaggagtctgagaccagcctgggccatgtaATAAgatctcatctttacaaaaaaattttaaaattagctgggcatagtagcacacacctgtggtcccagttactcaggaagttgaggtgggaggatcacttgagcccaggagaatgaggctgcagtgagccataaagAAGTCAGAGCTACACAATCACTTTAAGAGGATTTCTACAGTGTATTCAGTTGGAAACTCAAGTATAAAATGGTTCATTTTGAAGGGCAGCAAAAGATCAGGTATGGGTgcctatatgtgtatatgcatatataaccaTGTATATCCTGTACACAACCATACAGCATATATACGAAATTATGTAACAtacgtgcatatatatatataacatacaacatatacatacatacatccatGTTGTAtgagaaggggagagaaagagagatgatgGAAGGAGGTGAAAATAAGAGAACCAGGGGCAGAGGAAAACAATTGTTTGGTAGATAAATACCCACATTTATGTTTCTATGCTTAGGAGAGATTTCTGAAACTGGGgcaagccaggcgtggtggctcacacctataatcccaacactttgggaggttgaggcgggcagatcacctgaggtcaggagttcaagaccagcctgaccaacatggagaaaccttgtcactactgaaaatacaaaaattagtcggacgcagtagtgggcgcctgtaatcccagctactcaggaggctgaggcaggagaatcacttgaaactgtgaggcggagtttgcagtgagacgagattgtgccatcacactccagcctgggcaaaaagagcgaaactgtgtctcgaagaaagaaagaaggaaagaaagaaactggggcAAATGCTATGAAAAATTTTGAGACTCTTTATGCGCTGGGAAAaagcagggcaggggcaggagtaTAAAATAAAAGACCTTTGTCATTAGAGGGCCAAAGCTCTGCTATTGAGTGGCACAATCACATTCACTACAGCCACAGGCAATGGGTAACAGACCCGAGGAAGGCAGTGGCTTGATTACCTCTCTTGATAACCTCTCTCCTAACACACCCAGAGACAGATgaagaattttgttttctctagaTGGGGAGTGTGTCTTTCCATTCCACTATAAAAATGGAACACACTATGACTGCATCAAGGGCAAGGCAAAACACAAATGGTGCTCATTAAACGAGACTTATGAAGGATACTGGAAGTATTGCGGTAGAGAAGGTGAGTGTCCTGCCTTTACATACCTCGGAGCAGTCATCTCGGTCTCTGAGGAGAAATGCAAAAGGGTTCTGAAAATAGAATCCTTAGCCAATTAAATTGTGAAAATAAAGGATGTTCAATTTCTGAGAGTATAAAAATCACATTGCACCAAAGATATGTTATGAGCACTTCAACcgtattattttgaaaagaaaatctttttagtAGAACATCAAAGTAATATGGGACCTGAATGCCCCACCAACATTGTTCCTTTGTGCCTTTGGTGGAATAGGGCAGAGCAGATGATACTGAGTGGGAAGCAaaagtgtgtgtatgcatgtgcacatgtgtgcatatgtgtgtgtctgtgtgaatgtgcatgtgtgcacatgtttGTTCATGTGTGTGCATTCATGTGAATATACCTATGCatttgtgcacgtgtgtgcatgtgtgtgcgtatgtggGCATGGTGTGGTGGAGGGGGGTGTAAATTAGAAAGGTTTCTCTCTCCAgctgcttcttcctctttttcctctgcAGATTTTGCAAGCTGTGTATTTCCCTTCTGGTACAGACGCTTGATCTACTGGGAGTGTACCGATGATGGGAGTGCATTTGGGAGAAAATGGTGTTCACTGACCCAGAATTATAACAGGGATCAAGTTTGGAAATACTGTTAATGATGGTGAGATTTACCAGGGGAGGGGGACGAGGACGTTTAATCATTCTCTTTGGTAAGAACTTACGGTTTTTGTTGGCAGAGGAGAATGCTTACTCATtagaaagggtttttttttttctttttttctgagatgtgaGTTGAAGGTGATCTAACTATAAATAACTAGAGGTTTTTGATTAAGGATTATGGGTTTTAATATGGCAATCTGTAATTTAGCCTCAGCACTTTAATCGCTAACTGTAaaattggttccttttaaaaattaagtctatGGGATAGGCATGGTGgattatgcctataatcccagtgctttaggaggtcaaaaaggaaggattgcttgaggccaggagttcaaaaccagcctggacaacatagcaagatcctgtttctaaaaaaaaaaaaaaaaaaaaaaaatttaattacctaggcatggtggcacacacttgtagtctcagctactcaggaagttgaggcagaaggatcacctgagttcaagcgttcaaggttgtagtgagctgtgaggAAAGGGAGACccaactctaaaataaaataaatgaagtaaaataagtgTATGGACTTCAGAAGATAGTGATGTGTCAGTGTAGATTCATCCGTTGTAACAAATGTTCCACTCTGGTGGAGGATATTGATAATGGGGTGGCTATGTGTACATGGGAAATTTTTGTATCTACGACTTAATTTTTCTGTGACTTAAAACTGCtctaaggctgggcacggtggctcacacctgtaatcctagcactttgggaggccaaggtgggtggatcacctgaggtcaggagttcaagatcagcctggccatgatggtgaaaccccatctttaaataaaataaaataatttttttaaaaactgctctaaaaaataaattgcattggccgggcgcagtggctcatgcctgtaatcccagcactttgggaggccaaggagggcaaatcacaaggtcaggagatcgagaccatcctggccaatatggtgaaaccccatctctactacaaatacaaaataaaaaataattggctgagcatggttgcacatgcctgtaatcccagctactcaggaggctgaggcagaaaaatcacttgaaccagggagtcggaggctgcagtgagccgagattgcaccactgcactccagccaggtgacacagtaagactccatctcaaaaaaaaaaaaataataatgtgtattttaaaatgcattgccttggcagggcgcggtggctcaagcctgtaatcccagcactttgggaggccgaggcgggtggatcacgaggtcaagagatcgagaccatcctggtcaacacggtgaaaccccgtctctactaaaaatacaaaaaattagccgggcattgtggcacgtgcctgtaatcccagctactcaggaggctgaggcaggagaattgcctgaacccaggaggcggaggttgcggtgagccgagatcgcgccattgcactccagcctgggtaacaagagcgaaactccatctcaaaataaataaataaataaataaataaataaataaataaaataaaataaaatgcattgcCTTAATGAAgagtatgttttttttaaaaaagtgataacTGAGGTGGTACCTGAGGTAGGAATACAGGTGTGGAGGTAAAGTATCAGAGTGAAGTTTAAAAAGGCTCAGATATGAAACACATGAATGAAGGCAACAAAGCTGGGTGCATTTTACAAGGTGAGGGAGAGCCACTGGGGCAGGTCCGTGGTGAGTATCCCGAGAGCCAGGCGATGGGCATGCCAGCACTTGAGAGCTGGCCAAGTCAAAGGGGAGCCACAGAGCAGCGTTTGGTAAGCAGAATCCGGACAGAATCCAATTTGATGAtagaggccaggaacagtggctgacgcctgtaatcccagcactttgggaggcagaggcaggaggatcccttgaacccagccTGGGCTAcctagcaagacttcatctctacaaataactttaaaaattaggcaggcatagcagcacatgcctgtggtctcagcccctaaggaggctgaggtaggaggatcacttgagcccagggatttgaggctgcagcgatCAGTGATTTCgtccctacactccagcctgggccgcagagcGAAACTGTTTCTtagaaattaacattaaaaattaaattaagacgAAAATGTAATTATAAGGCAAATTGCTTTGGCTCTGGGCGGACAATGGAAAGATGAAATGGCCATGGACTGAATGTGGTACcccgcttgaactcgggaggcagtggttgcggtaagccgagatcactccactgtactacagcctgggtggcagagcgagactccatttaaaaaaagaaaaacgaaagggaaggaaagagagagaacgCGGCTGTGGAGGTACCCAACCTATGGGAGCTGAGGGAATGAATACTTCAAACTTCTTCCCTGTCATCTCCTGCCAGGGCTTCCCACTGGCCAAGCCCAAGGAGAAAGCAAAGGGAAAGGAGCTCAAAGATGAATGAGGGGAGGAGAGTGAGCCGGCAGGTGCATGCAGGTGGCACTCAGCATGGCTGGGAACATGAGTTTCAATCCCACCAAACTAAATTTTGAGATTCCCACCACAGCATATAGCTGCTCAAGGGGCCACACTGAGAAGGGCAATGCTTGTTTGGATTTATTCCCAGGTGGGTGTGTTGGTGGGTGTGGAAGAAGAACCGAAGGCTGAGGCTAGAGTATgtacaaaagaaagaatcatgaGGATAAACAAGGAGCCTGAAGTGAATAAACAGCAAAGTAAAGATGGCggtgaagaaaaggagaaggaaatacAGGCCCAAAACACCGGAAGTCCCAACTGATACTGACTTCCTGCTGCGTCAGAGCAGTGGCGGGCACACTAACAAGATGGCGCCTTCCTGCATGCACTTGGCTCACTTATTTCTCTTGTAATATCCAATAAAGAGTCTCCAGGCAAACGTGGTCTTTCTTTTTTGGCTGAATTGAAGGGTCCTGTCAACAATCACCTCTTGTAGCAACCAGCAACTCCCCAATGTTGAACCAGAGTCTCAGCCAGCTTCCCCTTTCTCTTCACCGCAAAATATCTGCAGAATGAAATGGTGCTTGACTTTTTATTGTGGTTGTGAAACAGATGACAGGCAAGGTTATGaatgaaaagtgtgtgtgtgtgtgcgcgcgcgcacatgTGGATTCCCGTGGAGGAGGAAGGACCACAGAGATGGATGAGTTGGCCTAAAATGAATTGAGTGTGCTGGTGAGGGATGAGATGGCACCAATAAAATGACAGGAGACTGCTCCCTGGAAATGAGTAAaatactccaaaaaaaaaaaattttttttttttttttttttttgagacggagtttcgctcttgttgcccaggctggagtgcaatggcgcgatctcggctcaccgcaacctccgcctcctgggttcaagcaattctcctgcctcagcctcctgagtagctgggattacaggcacgtgccaccatgcccagctaattttctgtatttttagtagagacggggtttccccatgttggccagaatggtctcgatctcttgacctcatgatccacccgcctcggcctcccaaagtgctgggattacaggcgtgagccaccgcgcctggcccactccaaaatttttaagaaaaacacagaatcatGTAAAAACTACTGATCTGGTATGTTACTGCCTACATTATACAAAGACTTATTTACCAAATCTGGATATGTCTATTATATATCGGGGGGggatgtgtgtacatacacatacacacacacatgcatatataggAAGGAAGTAAAAGTAAAactgggaaatttttaaattttttaaaactttaattaaaaagaaatattctggccgggcgcagtggctcaagcctgtaatcccagcactttgggaggccgaggtgggtggatcacgaggtcaagagatcgagaccatcctggtcaacatggtgaaaccccgtctctactaaaaatacaaaaaattagctgggcatggtggcacatgcctgtaatcccagctactcaggaggctgaggcaggagaattgcctgaacccagggggcggaggttgcggtgagctgagatcacgccattgcactccagcctgggtaacaagagcgaaactctgtctcaaaaaaaaaaaaaagaaatattctgctatttcaatatattaaaataaacactcTCCATCTCAGCTTCAATATTCTAATTCTGCACATCGGAGGTAACCATGGTGAGGaactttctattttcaatttctatttaaaatccaGTTCTACA
This genomic interval from Saimiri boliviensis isolate mSaiBol1 chromosome 14, mSaiBol1.pri, whole genome shotgun sequence contains the following:
- the BSPH1 gene encoding LOW QUALITY PROTEIN: binder of sperm protein homolog 1 (The sequence of the model RefSeq protein was modified relative to this genomic sequence to represent the inferred CDS: substituted 1 base at 1 genomic stop codon) gives rise to the protein MGFRMLLFLEMTXNSSACIFPIMLEEIQATVETITHYPEVKDGECVFPFHYKNGTHYDCIKGKAKHKWCSLNETYEGYWKYCGREDFASCVFPFWYRRLIYWECTDDGSAFGRKWCSLTQNYNRDQVWKYC